A region of Domibacillus sp. DTU_2020_1001157_1_SI_ALB_TIR_016 DNA encodes the following proteins:
- a CDS encoding LLM class flavin-dependent oxidoreductase, producing MAKSMHLVLFATSTGLHMGGWRHPEAQNANELDIDFYQDLAYKAEAAKLDMLFVADKLAIDDLYGGTFDLSVTYRLVLSVEPITLISALSSVTKKIGLAATASTTYQEPYHIARMFSTLDHLSKGRVAWNMVTSTSDTEARNFGKTQHLDHSARYERATEFIEVVTSLWDSWEEDALILDKHEGVYARKAKVHYTNHDGKWFNVKGPLNVSRSPQGRPLIIQAGASEDFQLSASKNADLIFSVSPTLEKAKIFYDQFKEKVAANHRSKEDVKILPGLMPIVGRTLQEAKEKERLLRTLINPHAALSFMSGSMNYDLSLHDPDSPFPDILDKITGSRGRFEYVLKKAKQENLTLGEAAQWYAVSLSFPLLVGTPDFIAEELETWYKEEACDGFILIPPYMPGGLDDFLELVVPILQKKQIFRSDYTGDMLRDHLGLDIPRNRYS from the coding sequence ATGGCCAAATCCATGCATTTAGTTTTGTTTGCGACCTCAACAGGTCTTCACATGGGTGGATGGCGACATCCTGAAGCTCAAAATGCCAATGAACTAGATATCGATTTTTATCAAGATCTTGCCTATAAAGCAGAAGCCGCAAAACTAGACATGCTTTTTGTAGCAGACAAATTGGCAATCGATGATTTATATGGCGGAACATTTGATTTGTCTGTTACATACCGGCTTGTTTTATCTGTAGAACCCATTACTTTAATCTCCGCATTAAGTTCGGTCACCAAAAAGATTGGTCTTGCAGCAACCGCTTCTACCACCTACCAAGAGCCTTATCATATTGCGAGAATGTTCTCGACGCTTGATCATTTAAGCAAAGGGCGTGTTGCCTGGAACATGGTCACATCAACAAGTGATACGGAAGCAAGAAATTTTGGTAAAACTCAACATTTAGATCATTCTGCGAGATACGAAAGAGCAACAGAATTTATTGAAGTTGTGACTTCTTTATGGGATAGCTGGGAAGAAGATGCACTTATTCTAGATAAACACGAAGGAGTATACGCACGTAAAGCGAAAGTACACTACACAAATCATGATGGAAAATGGTTTAATGTAAAAGGACCTTTAAATGTATCCAGGTCACCGCAGGGACGGCCATTGATAATTCAAGCAGGGGCCTCAGAGGATTTTCAGCTTTCGGCATCGAAAAATGCCGATTTAATTTTTTCTGTTTCTCCTACTCTTGAAAAAGCAAAAATATTCTACGACCAGTTTAAAGAAAAAGTAGCTGCCAATCACCGTTCTAAAGAGGATGTCAAAATACTTCCAGGTTTAATGCCGATCGTAGGACGAACCCTTCAGGAAGCCAAAGAAAAAGAACGATTATTACGCACGCTCATCAATCCGCATGCTGCTTTAAGCTTTATGTCTGGCAGCATGAATTATGACTTATCGCTTCATGATCCAGATTCTCCGTTTCCAGATATATTAGACAAAATTACTGGAAGCCGTGGACGTTTTGAATACGTACTTAAAAAAGCAAAACAAGAAAACCTGACACTAGGTGAAGCAGCTCAATGGTACGCAGTCAGCCTCTCTTTCCCACTTCTCGTTGGCACTCCGGATTTCATTGCAGAGGAATTAGAAACATGGTATAAAGAAGAAGCTTGTGACGGTTTTATTTTGATCCCTCCTTATATGCCCGGCGGCTTGGATGATTTTTTGGAATTGGTCGTGCCTATATTGCAAAAGAAACAGATCTTTCGGTCAGATTACACCGGTGACATGCTAAGAGATCATTTAGGGCTGGATATTCCCCGTAATCGTTATAGTTGA
- a CDS encoding ABC transporter substrate-binding protein, translated as MKKKLLYPFLVASMVTALAGCGQNDQAAEVNADGEVDLSKVTLVLGDQAGLTKSKVEASKVLEGTPYKVEWASFQGAAPLFEAVKAGSVDTAPAGDTPVLAAAASGVPIKIIASSVSAAESVTILVQKDSPIKDVEDLKGKDIVISSAKGSVSQYLVIEALKEVGLTTKDVNIKFVLPTDAAAAFKSGDIEVWATFDPYTTIAEDDGARVLKDGKGINSGIGFITASEEALEDPGKRAALQDVIQRFSKAWDWEQDNKEEYVKIYSDITRLPEDVAREINNKVNADVRPVSNEDIEAVQKVADTFAEEGVLEKPVDVAEIVDKEIFTEE; from the coding sequence ATGAAGAAAAAATTACTATATCCTTTTTTAGTTGCAAGCATGGTAACAGCCTTGGCAGGATGCGGACAAAATGATCAAGCAGCTGAGGTCAATGCGGATGGAGAAGTAGATCTTTCCAAGGTTACGTTAGTGCTGGGTGATCAGGCCGGGCTGACAAAATCAAAAGTAGAAGCTTCAAAAGTACTCGAAGGAACACCATACAAAGTAGAATGGGCAAGTTTTCAAGGAGCAGCACCTTTATTTGAAGCCGTAAAAGCAGGCTCTGTCGATACCGCACCTGCCGGAGATACCCCTGTATTGGCTGCTGCGGCATCCGGCGTGCCCATTAAAATCATTGCATCAAGTGTGTCAGCGGCTGAATCGGTTACTATTCTTGTTCAAAAGGATTCTCCGATAAAAGATGTAGAAGACTTAAAAGGAAAAGACATTGTTATTTCTTCTGCAAAGGGAAGTGTTTCTCAATATCTGGTGATTGAAGCATTAAAAGAAGTAGGGCTAACGACAAAAGATGTTAACATTAAATTTGTTCTTCCAACGGATGCAGCCGCTGCATTTAAATCAGGAGATATTGAAGTATGGGCTACTTTTGATCCGTATACGACCATTGCGGAAGATGATGGAGCAAGAGTACTGAAGGATGGGAAGGGCATTAACAGCGGAATTGGTTTTATTACAGCATCTGAAGAGGCGCTTGAAGACCCTGGAAAAAGAGCGGCACTTCAAGATGTGATCCAGCGATTCTCAAAAGCCTGGGATTGGGAGCAGGACAATAAGGAAGAATACGTGAAAATTTATTCAGATATCACTAGATTGCCAGAGGATGTTGCCCGTGAAATCAATAATAAAGTAAATGCTGATGTACGGCCTGTAAGCAACGAGGATATTGAAGCGGTTCAAAAAGTTGCTGATACATTTGCCGAGGAAGGAGTACTTGAAAAGCCGGTTGATGTAGCGGAAATAGTGGATAAAGAAATTTTCACTGAGGAATAA